A part of Thermotoga petrophila RKU-1 genomic DNA contains:
- a CDS encoding 4Fe-4S dicluster domain-containing protein: MRGYITIDSERCKGCGLCISVCPAKVIEFSHRYNSKGYHPAVYKGNGCIACGFCYLTCPDVCITVFREVQKKVNVKV, translated from the coding sequence ATGAGAGGCTACATAACGATCGATTCAGAAAGATGCAAGGGTTGTGGCCTGTGCATCTCCGTGTGCCCTGCAAAGGTGATCGAGTTTTCCCACAGGTACAATTCGAAAGGCTATCATCCTGCGGTGTACAAAGGAAATGGATGTATAGCCTGCGGATTCTGCTATCTCACTTGTCCGGATGTTTGTATAACCGTTTTCAGAGAGGTTCAGAAGAAAGTCAACGTGAAGGTTTGA
- a CDS encoding 3-methyl-2-oxobutanoate dehydrogenase subunit VorB, protein MKKLMMKGNEAIAESAIRAGCRLYFAYPITPQSEIAEYMARRLPEVGGVFLQTESEIATVNMVYGAACTGKRVMTSTSSPGFSLMQEGISYIAGAELPCVFVNVVRGGPGLGNIQPSQGDYFQAVKGGGHGDYRLIVLAPSTLQEAVDLTQLAFDLADRYRNPVLILADGMIGQMMEPVELPEMRDLSTLPDHSDWALRGARNREPHRIAAFNIDPVGLEKMNKRLQEKYRLIEASEQRWEEYRVDGAEYLMVGYGTIGRILKSVVDSLREEGIPAGLFRPVTLWPFPKRRLKELAKKVQLIFVVEMSSGQMVEDVQISVEGKVPVHFYGRMGGVVPTPEEILSAFKEVRKWK, encoded by the coding sequence ATGAAAAAACTCATGATGAAAGGAAACGAAGCGATAGCAGAATCTGCGATAAGAGCGGGTTGTAGATTGTATTTTGCTTATCCAATCACTCCCCAGAGCGAGATAGCAGAATACATGGCGAGAAGACTTCCTGAAGTGGGAGGCGTTTTCCTTCAGACCGAAAGTGAAATAGCAACGGTCAACATGGTTTATGGAGCAGCTTGCACCGGAAAACGTGTTATGACATCTACATCTTCTCCTGGTTTCAGCCTGATGCAGGAGGGGATCTCATACATTGCAGGCGCAGAGCTTCCCTGCGTTTTTGTCAACGTGGTACGTGGAGGTCCTGGACTTGGAAACATCCAGCCTTCTCAGGGTGATTATTTTCAAGCGGTGAAAGGAGGAGGCCACGGGGATTACAGACTGATCGTTCTTGCACCATCAACACTTCAGGAAGCTGTAGATCTGACCCAGCTGGCTTTTGATCTCGCTGACAGATACAGAAATCCCGTTCTCATACTGGCGGATGGAATGATCGGCCAGATGATGGAACCCGTTGAGCTACCGGAGATGAGAGATTTGTCCACCCTTCCGGATCATTCGGATTGGGCGCTTCGAGGTGCCAGAAACAGAGAGCCACACAGAATAGCCGCTTTCAACATAGATCCTGTCGGTCTTGAGAAAATGAACAAGCGCTTACAGGAAAAGTACAGGCTGATAGAAGCGTCAGAGCAGCGATGGGAAGAGTACAGGGTGGACGGTGCAGAGTATCTGATGGTTGGCTACGGTACGATAGGAAGAATCCTCAAGAGCGTTGTGGACTCTCTGAGAGAAGAAGGAATACCGGCTGGCCTGTTCAGACCTGTGACACTCTGGCCTTTCCCGAAAAGAAGGCTCAAAGAACTGGCCAAAAAAGTGCAACTCATCTTCGTTGTGGAAATGAGTTCCGGACAGATGGTCGAAGACGTTCAGATTTCGGTAGAAGGGAAAGTGCCGGTACACTTCTACGGACGCATGGGAGGAGTTGTTCCAACACCCGAAGAAATACTGTCTGCCTTCAAGGAGGTGAGGAAATGGAAGTGA
- a CDS encoding thiamine pyrophosphate-dependent enzyme, whose amino-acid sequence MEVIFKRPKALSDREFTYCPGCHHGIIHRLIAEVIDELGIQEKTIMVAPVGCSVFAYEFFDVDGTVAPHGRALAVATGIKRALPDRIVFTYQGDGDLAAIGIAETIHAANRGEKLTTIFVNNAVYGMTGGQMAPTTLLGQKTTTTPYGRTAANDGYPLHVSEALSTIDGVAYLERTTVSTTKDILNTKKAIKKAFLAQIKGLGFGMVEVLSTCPTNWGMSPVEAQNWLLENMVKEFPPKVFVDKVGD is encoded by the coding sequence ATGGAAGTGATATTCAAAAGACCGAAAGCCTTGAGTGATAGAGAATTCACTTACTGTCCAGGATGCCACCATGGAATAATACACAGGCTGATAGCAGAAGTGATAGATGAGCTGGGCATTCAGGAAAAAACCATAATGGTTGCCCCCGTTGGATGCTCTGTTTTCGCTTACGAATTTTTCGATGTGGATGGGACAGTGGCTCCGCACGGTAGAGCACTCGCAGTAGCAACCGGTATAAAAAGAGCACTCCCGGACAGGATAGTCTTCACCTATCAGGGGGATGGAGATCTCGCGGCCATTGGAATTGCAGAGACAATCCACGCGGCGAACCGTGGAGAAAAGTTGACAACGATATTTGTCAACAACGCGGTGTACGGTATGACGGGTGGACAGATGGCACCCACCACCCTTTTGGGGCAGAAAACCACCACGACCCCATATGGCAGAACCGCAGCAAATGACGGATATCCTCTTCACGTTTCCGAAGCTTTGAGTACTATCGATGGAGTTGCTTACCTTGAACGTACAACGGTGAGTACCACAAAGGATATTCTGAACACAAAAAAAGCCATAAAGAAAGCTTTTCTCGCACAGATAAAGGGACTGGGATTCGGAATGGTGGAAGTGCTCAGCACCTGTCCCACAAACTGGGGGATGAGTCCAGTTGAAGCTCAGAACTGGCTTCTGGAGAACATGGTAAAGGAATTTCCACCGAAAGTTTTTGTTGACAAGGTGGGCGATTGA
- a CDS encoding 2-oxoacid:acceptor oxidoreductase family protein produces MAYHAIIIAGFGGQGIMLTGQIIAAAAVIEGKNSTWLPSYGPEMRGGTANCTVIVDEKPITSPVVDHPTEVIAMNFPSMMKFGAKLRSGGLLLVNSSVVEQIIERNDIETIEIPANEIAEEAGSVKAANMVMLGAFLELTRTVSFEAVEEVLREKLSKTKEDLLKIDLIAIKRAGNSSVVCTTNPLDNP; encoded by the coding sequence ATGGCGTATCACGCGATAATAATAGCCGGTTTTGGCGGTCAGGGAATCATGCTCACAGGCCAAATAATTGCCGCAGCTGCCGTTATAGAAGGGAAAAACTCCACCTGGCTTCCTTCGTACGGTCCCGAAATGAGAGGAGGCACCGCCAACTGCACTGTGATCGTGGATGAAAAACCAATCACTTCCCCCGTTGTCGATCATCCCACGGAAGTAATAGCGATGAACTTTCCCTCCATGATGAAATTCGGAGCAAAACTCAGATCTGGTGGTTTGCTCTTGGTCAATTCTTCTGTTGTTGAACAGATCATAGAAAGGAACGATATAGAAACGATTGAAATACCAGCGAACGAAATAGCGGAAGAAGCAGGAAGCGTGAAAGCCGCAAACATGGTGATGCTCGGAGCCTTTCTGGAACTAACAAGAACAGTGAGCTTTGAAGCTGTAGAAGAAGTACTCAGAGAGAAACTTTCAAAAACCAAGGAAGATCTTCTCAAAATCGATCTGATCGCTATAAAAAGGGCAGGGAATTCATCGGTAGTTTGCACCACAAATCCTCTTGACAACCCGTGA
- the uvrB gene encoding excinuclease ABC subunit UvrB, whose amino-acid sequence MFKLVSEFEPTGDQPQAIEKLVEGLNRGMRFQTLLGVTGSGKTFTMANVIARVNRPALVISPNKTLAAQLYQEFKAFFPENRVEFFISYYDYYQPEAYIPTKDLYIEKNADINDVIVRMRMSTLKSVRTRRDVVVVASVSCIYATGDPNDFDRMNINLAVGDRIDVLELAERLARIGYQRTEDVSLSGCFRLKGDTVEIYPTYQDEGIRIEFFGDEVDSITLIDRFNRTTLEHLDKIIIYPAVEFITTEEKLKRAVESIREELNERLSELKKQGKILEYERLKQRTLNDIELLETMGYCPGIENYSRHFDGRKPGEPPYTLLDYFDKDFIVFIDESHITVPQLRAMYNGDRSRKKNLVEYGFRLPSAYDNRPLTFEEFLKKTGQIIFVSATPGDFELSISEQVVEQIIRPTGLVDPEVEVRPTAGQVDDLVNEIVKVKERGERALVTVLTKKTAELLSEHLTELGIRSLYLHSELDAIERVEVLKKLRRGDVDVVVGVNLLREGLDLPEVSLVAIMDADVEGFLRSETTLIQIIGRTARNINGKVIMYADRITNAMKRAIEETNRRRRIQLEYNKKHGITPRSVIKPLEIEVFEQFMVKEEPERYGDTVKNIFEMKKTLSPEEYMAVLEEEMYRAASELRYEDAAALRDELFRIREEIKKKKGL is encoded by the coding sequence GTGTTCAAGCTGGTGAGTGAATTTGAGCCAACAGGTGACCAGCCGCAGGCTATAGAGAAACTTGTGGAAGGTTTGAACAGAGGAATGAGATTTCAAACGCTCCTCGGTGTTACGGGGAGCGGAAAGACTTTCACCATGGCCAACGTGATAGCGCGCGTGAACAGACCCGCCCTTGTGATCTCACCGAACAAGACGCTCGCCGCCCAGCTTTATCAGGAGTTCAAAGCGTTCTTCCCGGAAAATCGAGTGGAGTTCTTCATAAGTTACTACGATTACTATCAACCGGAGGCCTACATTCCAACAAAAGATCTTTACATAGAGAAGAACGCTGACATCAACGATGTGATCGTGCGAATGAGAATGTCCACGTTGAAATCTGTGAGAACTCGTCGCGATGTGGTGGTAGTTGCGAGTGTTTCGTGTATTTACGCCACGGGAGACCCGAACGATTTCGATAGGATGAACATAAATCTCGCTGTTGGAGATAGAATAGACGTTCTGGAACTCGCGGAAAGACTGGCAAGGATAGGCTATCAGAGAACGGAGGATGTGTCTCTTTCTGGATGTTTCAGGCTGAAGGGAGACACGGTGGAGATCTACCCGACGTATCAGGATGAAGGGATCAGGATCGAATTCTTCGGAGACGAAGTGGACTCGATAACGTTGATAGACAGATTCAATCGCACCACACTGGAGCACCTTGACAAGATCATCATCTATCCCGCCGTTGAATTTATCACAACGGAGGAGAAACTCAAAAGAGCCGTCGAATCAATAAGGGAGGAGCTTAACGAAAGACTCTCAGAGCTCAAAAAACAGGGAAAGATCCTCGAGTACGAACGCTTGAAGCAGAGAACTCTGAACGACATAGAGCTGCTGGAGACCATGGGATACTGTCCTGGAATAGAGAACTACTCCAGGCACTTCGATGGAAGAAAGCCGGGAGAGCCTCCGTACACTCTTCTCGATTATTTCGATAAAGATTTCATCGTTTTCATAGACGAGTCACACATCACGGTTCCTCAACTCAGGGCCATGTACAACGGAGACAGATCCAGAAAGAAAAATCTGGTTGAATACGGTTTTCGTCTACCTTCCGCTTACGACAACAGACCGCTGACTTTCGAAGAATTTTTGAAAAAAACAGGCCAGATCATCTTTGTTTCCGCTACGCCGGGAGACTTCGAACTCTCGATCTCTGAACAGGTCGTCGAGCAGATCATTAGACCCACAGGACTCGTGGATCCAGAGGTGGAGGTACGTCCCACCGCGGGGCAAGTGGATGATCTTGTGAACGAGATCGTGAAAGTGAAAGAAAGAGGGGAAAGAGCCCTTGTTACGGTGCTCACCAAAAAAACGGCAGAGCTTTTGAGTGAACATCTGACGGAACTTGGAATAAGATCGCTCTATCTTCACTCCGAACTGGACGCCATAGAGAGGGTTGAGGTTTTGAAGAAACTGAGGCGGGGAGACGTGGACGTGGTCGTTGGTGTGAACCTTCTGAGGGAGGGTCTCGATCTTCCCGAGGTGTCACTGGTAGCGATCATGGACGCGGACGTGGAAGGCTTCCTTCGATCTGAAACAACGCTCATCCAGATCATAGGGAGAACCGCAAGGAACATCAACGGGAAGGTCATCATGTACGCCGACAGGATAACAAACGCGATGAAGAGAGCTATCGAAGAAACGAACAGAAGAAGGAGAATTCAGCTCGAGTACAATAAAAAACACGGGATCACTCCACGTTCTGTGATAAAGCCTCTGGAGATAGAAGTGTTCGAACAGTTCATGGTGAAAGAAGAGCCTGAGAGGTACGGAGACACTGTGAAAAACATCTTTGAGATGAAGAAAACGCTCTCTCCGGAGGAGTACATGGCCGTTCTCGAAGAGGAAATGTATCGGGCTGCGAGTGAGCTCAGGTACGAAGACGCAGCGGCCTTGAGGGATGAGCTGTTCAGAATCAGGGAAGAGATAAAAAAGAAAAAGGGGCTTTGA